Genomic DNA from Candidatus Eisenbacteria bacterium:
CCTCTGCCCGGCTGGGGATGGACGCTGATTCGCGATCTCGACTGCGACGGCGTGGTCGACCCCGGCGAGCCCGCGATCACCTCGCCGCTCGCGCTCGCGACCGGACAGGTGATGTGCCTGGTCCTGCGCCACGCGACTCCGAACGGCGCTCCGGCCGGCGCGGCCGAACTCGTGACGCTCAGCGCCAGCATGAGCTACGTGAATGCGGCGCCGATCCTCGTGAGCGAGGTGCAGACCAGCGATCGCACCACTGTGATCGACGCCGGCGCATTGCGGCTCGCCAAGTCCGTCGACCTGGCGAACGCGCGGCCCGGTGACGTGCTGACCTACACCATCACGTACACGAACCTGGGCCCCGCTCCGCTCAGCTCGATCGTGATCAACGACGCGACACCCGCCTGGACGACTTTCGACTCGGGCGGTTGCGGAGCACTCGGCAGCGGATTGTCGGGTTGCGGGCTGACCGTCTCGCCGGCGGTCGGGGCGGCAGGCGCGGTGCGATGGACGCTGACCGGTGCGCTCGCTCCCGGTGCGAGCGGCAGTGTGACCTTTCGGGTACGCGTCGGCGCCTGACCTCGGGCGCATGACTCATCGGCTATTCTCTCGCCGCCGACTGTGATTCCGCCCGCATCCGCCGCGCTTCGCGTGAGGATTCCCGATGACGCAGGATTCGAACGCCGCCGACTCCACTTCGCCGCTCGATCCGCCCGCCGATCGAGTCGCGCACTGGGGCCACGCCACGGTCGATGCGATGTCGCGCTACGTCGCCACCCTGCGCGAGCGCCCGGTCCATCAGCCGACCACTGCGGCTCGGATTCGCGAGCGGCTCGACTCGGCGCTGCCGCAAGGCCCCGCCGACTTCGATGAGGTGCTCCGCACCTTTCACGAAGTGATGGTGCCGATGAGCCGCCACAGCGGGCATCCGCGCATGTTCGGCTACGTGCAGTCGCCGGGTACCCCGGTCGCCGCACTCGCCGATTTCATCGCCTCGACGCTCAATTCAAACGTCACGGCGTGGCGCTCGGCGCCGGCCGCGGCCGAAATCGAGAGACTCTCGATCGACTGGATCCGGCAGATCCTCGGTGTCGAGTCGGGTGCCGCCGGCCTGTTCGTGAGCGGCGGCTCGATGGCGAATCTCACCGCGCTCGCGACCGCCCGGCGCGCGAAGGCGAGCACCGATGTGGCGCGCGCGGGCGCACGCTCCGAACCTCGTGCGATGCGGCTCTATGCGTCGGCCGAGACCCACCACTCGATCGCCAAGGCGGCGGCGCTGCTCGGGATCGGCGCCGACCACGTGCGCTTGATCGAGGTCGACGAGCGCTCTCGCGTTCGAGTCGACGAACTGATCGACCGCATCGAGGAGGACGTGCGCGAGGGGTACCTGCCGTTTTGCGTGGTGGCGAATGCCGGCACGGTGGCGACCGGCGCGATCGACCCGCTCGAGACGCTGGCCGAAGTGGCGCGACGCTTCGGGCTGTGGCTCCACGTCGACGCGAGCTACGGCGGCTTCGCGGCACTCGCGCCGTCGGTTCGGCAACGGTTCGTGGGATTGCGCGAAGCCGATTCGATCGCGCTCGACCCCCACAAGTGGCTGTACCTTCCGATCGATTGCGGCTGCGTGCTGTTTCGTGACCCCTCCACCGCGCGCGCCACGTTCGCCCACGACGCCGAGTACACCCGCGTCATGGAGCGCGATCCCGACCAAACCTTCGCATTCTGGGACTACGGCCCCGAACTGTCACGGCGGTTCCGCGCGCTCAAGGTGTGGGCCCTGCTCCGCTGTGTCGGCGTGCGCGCGCTCGGCGAGGCGATCGAGGCGAATATCGACTGCGCCCGCCACTTCGAACGTCTCGTCGAAGCGAGCGAGGACTTCGAGATGCTCGCTCCGGTCGAGCTTTCGATCTTCTGCTTTCGCTACGTGCCGGCCGCGATGCGCATGGCGCTCGACCGCTCCGATGCGGTCGAGCGTGCGCGGCTCGATCGGGAACTCGATGCGTTGAATGAGCGACTGCTGGTGGCGCTGCAGCGCGACGGCAGCTCCTACCTGTCGAACGCCGGCCTCGGCGGGCGCTTCAGCCTGCGTGGATGCGTGCTCAACTACCGCACGACGCGGCGCGACATGGAGATCCTGCTCGCCGACCTGCGTCGCGTCGCGAGCGGCATCCGTCGTGAAGCACCCGACTCCTGCTGATCACAGTGACCGGCAGCTCGTCTTCGTCGAGTTCGACGTTGGCAACGTCCGCAAAACGCTGCAACCTGTGTCGTGAGCGGCCCGTAGGGCCCACGTTCGGATCATTCCCTTCGAAACCACGAGGCGTTCATGCGCACGTTCCGAGTCCCCCGTTTCTTGGCGCTGCTCGCGGTTGCCGTCGTCCTGACGACCTCGGGTGGAGCAACCGCGGCGATCGCCGCGGCGAAGCCCACCGCCGCGAACGACGCGGCAATCGTTCAGAGGCTCGATGCACTGCTGGTGCCGCTGTTCCCCGCCGACCAGCCGGGTGCCGCGATCCTGGTGGCGCGCAATGGCAAGCCGATCTATCGACGCGCCTTCGGCCTCGCGAATCTCGAAAGCAAGACGCCGGTGCGGCCCGAAATGGAGTTTCGCCTCGCTTCGGTGACCAAACAGTTCACCTCGGCACTGGTCATGCAGCTCGTCGAACAGGGCAAGCTCGACCTCGACGCCGACGTCACGCGGTATCTGCCCGACTTTCCGACTCATGGTGAGCGGATCACGATCCAGCACTTGCTGACTCACACCGCCGGCCTCTCGGACCTGACTTCGAATCCCGAGTTCATGGCGCGCCGCGAGCAAGCGCACAGCTCGCAGCAACTGCTCGATCAGTTCAAGGACAAGCCGCTCGGCTTCAAGCCCGGCTCGCGCTGGGCCTACAGCAACTCCGGTTACATCCTGCTCGGTGCGGTGATCGAGAAAGTGACGGGCCGCACCTACGCACAGTGCCTCGAGTCTCAGATCTTCGCTCCGATCGGCATGACCCACTCCCGATACGGCACCGACGAGCCTGCCTCTGCGAACGAGACGCGCGGCTACCGGCGTGATGCCGGCAAGCGCCTTCCGGCCGAACCGATCAGCATGACGGTGCCGTTCGCGGCCGGCGCGATCGTTTCGTCGGTCGACGACCTCCTCAAGTGGGACAACGCGCTCACCGCCGGCAAGGTCATGAAGCCCGCGTCACTCGCGCGGACCATGGCGCCGGTCACGCTCGCCGACGGCAAGTCGTCGAGCTACGGGTTCGGCTGGGTGATGTCGAACTACGAAGGACACCGGATCGAGCAGCACAACGGCGGCATCGACGGCTTCCTGGCCAACGTGGTGCGCATCCCCGACGACCGGCTCTACGTCGCCATGCTCGTGAACGACGAGAGCCCCTCGTTCAATGCCGACTTCCTGGCGGCGAAGCTCACCGCGATCGCGGTCGGCAAGCCGCTTCCCGAGCCCGGCGCCCATTCGATGACTCCGGAACAGCTCGATCGGTTCGTCGGCGTCTATGCCGTCGACTCCGCGACCTCGCGCGCGATCGTGCGCAAGGACCGCAAGCTCTATTCGCAACGCAGGGGCGGCGGCGAACTCGAACTGTTCCCGACCTCGGACTCCACCTTCGGCATGGTGGATCGCATCGCGCGGCTCACCTTTCGACGCGGACCGGACGGCAAGATCGATCGAGTGGTCATGAATCAGTCGGGACTCGAGCAGACTTATCGCCGCACCGACGAGTTGCTGCCGAACGCGCGCATCACCGTGGCGCTCACACCCGCGCAGATCGACGCGTGCGTCGGCGTCTACGAACTCACACCGCAATTCAAGATCACGGTCGCGCGCGAGGACACGAAGGTCTACGCGCAGGCGACCGGACAGCCGCGCTTCGAGATCTTTGCCGAGTCACCGACCCGGTTCTACCTCACGGCGGTCGACGCGCAGATCGAGTTCGAGCCCGGCGACGACGGCAGGATGAAGACCATGACGCTGCGACAGGGCGGCAACGATACGGTCGGGAAGCGCGTGGAGTAGTGCTCGTGGCGCGTGCGCGTTCGGGTCAGCGCGTCACTCGGGGGGCGTCGAAACTCCGACGTCGATCGCGAGCGCGAGCTTGAACATGTCGACATAGCGGCCCTGGTGCCGGATCGCGCGCGGTTCGCGGCCCCACTCGCGAAACCCCGCGGCTTCGTACATGCGCCTGGCACCGGGCGCCGCGTCGGTGACGCCGAGTTCGAGCTGCGTGACGTCGCCCCACGCGCGGACCTGTGCGATCGCGGCGTCGAGCAGCTCGCGCGCCATGCCGCGACCGCGCGAGCGCGGCGTGACGAACACGCTGAAGACGCCCACGCGATGCGCGCGCTTGATTCCCGACTCGCGGCGAATTGCGAGCAGGCCGACCATGCGATCGTTCTCGAAACCGCCGAACATCGCCTGATTGCGCTCATCCGCGAGCGAAGCGCGCACGAACTCCACGGACTGGTTCTTGTCGTCCTCGACCGTGGCGCCGAACGAAAGCGGCGCGGTCTCCAGTGCCTCGCGTCGCAACGGGACCACGAGTGCCGCGTCCGCGGTCTGCAGTCGTCGAACGCGCGCACCGGACGTCATGCCTCAGAGTCCCGAGACCACGCGCGCCTTGATCGCTTCGAACTCGGAGTCCGAGATGAGCCCCTTCGCGAGCATCGCCCTGGCGCGCTCGAGCCGCGCGACCGGGTCATGATCGCCGCCCGCAGCCGCGCCGCTCCCGAATTCCTGACCGGGTCCGAGCTGAATGCCGCCCGAGCGGGCGCGCATCTCCTCGAGCTCGCGAATGCGGCGCTTCTCGCGCCACGCCTGTTCGTTCGCCTGACAGATGCGGTAGACCGCTTGCGCCTGCTCTTTGCGAAGCCCGGTGAGTCGGAGGGTAGGAGTCGCCTCGCCACCGACCGCAAGATCGGTGCTGCTCAGCGACTGCACGATCAGATCCGCTCCGAACACTCCGACCTGAAGCCGCACGTCCTTCAAGTCCTGCCACCGCACGTCCTCATGGCGAAAGCCGGCGAACAGCCCGCGCGTCAGCACCACCAGTCGTCCGCTGCTCGCGCCGACCACGGTGCGACGATGCGTGAGCGCGAACACGCGGCGCTGCACCGCCCACGCTTCGAGTCTTTCGCCCTCGACCAGCAGCTTCTGCAACTGCTCGACCGCCGCACGCACGCTCGGGGACTCGCTCGTATCCACTTCGGGCACTCCAGTCGAGGTCATGGTTCGATTCCCTCTCGTCGCGGCCATCCGCCGTTTCCTAGGATTCGAGGGCGATGCTCGCGGACTTCCCGAATTTCTCGATGTAGTCCGCGACCGCCACTTCGAGCCCCACGTCGCGCTTCGCTCGCTCCGACATGTACCACTTGTGCTCGAGCACCTCACAGTAGAGCTGCAGGGTGTCGGTGTCGGCGGTGACGAGCGGCGCGAGTCGTTCGAGCGTGGGATGAAAACGCTCGTCGAGCCAGTGGAACGCCGCGACGCTCATCGGCGTGCTGCGAGTGGCGCGCGACAGCGTGGCCCGCAGCTCGCGGATCTCCTGCATCATGAGCCGCGCCTGCTCCTCGCCCGCCACCACGCCGGTCAGCGAGTGAAGCTGATGCCGATGGTAGTCGCGATCGGTCACGATGGTGCGCATCCGCAGGTGATCGCCTCCGCCGGCCGCGACCAGCTCGACCTGGTCGACCGAGAAGCCGAGGTCGTTGAGCACCCGGATGCGCTCGTGGATGCGGTAGCCCTCGTCGGCCGCCACCACGATCTCGCGCGCGATCTCGCCCCACAGTCGCTGGTAGCGCGCGCGGATCGCCTCGACCACTTCAGAGGCGGCGCCCGGGGCCATGGAACCGCCCGACTCGGCACTCACATCGGCGAGATCGCCCGCCACGTTCTCTTCCAGCACCACCAGATCCTGCTCGCGCTGGCCGTCCGAGAGCGACTCGTGGACCTCCGAGGTTTCGGCGTCGACCAGAAAGGCCTGCAACTCGCCGGCGTCGCGTCGGAACAGGGTGTTTGAAAGCGAGCAGTCCCCCCAGAAGCACCCCCCCAGGTGAAGTCGCACGATCAGGCTCGCCATCGCGTCGAGCAGCCGGTCGCGATAACGCTCGAGCCCCGCCTGCCGGAACAGCGCGCGGTACGGCAGCGAGCCGTCGAGAAAGCGCGTCACCAGCACGCCTCCCGCCTCCTCGCTGCCCTCGGTCCACACCCGCGCAGAGCCGACCGCCAGGACGGCGGGAAGTCCGCGCTCTTCGAGCCGCCTCAGGGTTTCGTACTCGCGCTCCGCGACGTGCTCGGGCAGCTCCTTCATGGCGTAGATCGCGGCGCCGTAGCTCACGAACACCACCTCGTGGCGCGACAGGCCGCGCGGCACCTGCACGATGCGAGCGGTTCGCTCCGCCCAGCGGGCGAGCGGCAGACCCCACGGCAGGTCGAGGAAGTCGGGGTGGTCCTGCCGGATGCTGAGTCCGAGCAGTCCGGGAGCTGGATTCATGGCGCGCAGCGTAGCCGAAACTCGACGCAGCGCGCGGAGCGACACCTCACTCCGCTCACACCCCGCTGTGCCCGAAGCCTCCGGCTCCACGCACGGTGGTGGTCAGCTCGCGTACCGCTTCGAACGCGATGCGCGTGACCGGCGCCGGCAGCATCTGCGCGATGCGCATGCCGCGTTCGACCACGAACGGCTCGCGACCCAGGTTGATGAGCGCCACGCGAATCTCGCCGCGGTAGTCCGAATCGATGGTCGCAGGTGCGTTCGGCAACGTCACGCCGTGCTTGCCTGCGAGCCCCGAACGCGGACGGATCTGCACCTCCCAGCCGGGCGGGATCTCGAGCGCGAAGCCGGTCGGGATCATCTCGATCGTCCCGGGCGCGAGGGTGATCGATTCCGACACCGCGGCGCGGACGTCGGCGGCTGCGGAACCGGCGGTCGCGTAAGACGGCGGCTCGAGCCCCTCGCCATGCGGCAACCACTGGATGCGAATCGCCACCGTGGCGCTCACGAACCCGCCCCCACCAGTCCCGAGGACACCTTGGTCGCGAGCCGTTGCGCGATCGCGTCGATAAAGCCTTCGGTGGTCGCGTGACCCTGCGGGCGTGGCGTGGCGATCAGCGCCAGGTCCTTGGTCATCACGCCGCCTTCGATGGTCTCGATCACCGAGGTCTCGATCGCACGCGCGAACGCCACCAGCTCCGGTGTCTGATCCAGCTCGCCGCGTTTCGCGAGCGCTCCGCTCCACGCGAAGATCGTCGCGGTCGAGTTGGTGCTCGTCGCCTCGCCCTTCTGATGTGCGTAGTAGTGGCGCTGCACGGTGCCGTGAGCGGCCTCGTATTCATACTTGTGATCGGGCGAGACCAGCACCGAGGTCATGAGACCGAGGCTGCCGAAGCCCGAGGCGACCATGTCGCTCATCACGTCGCCGTCGTAATTCATGCACGCCCACAGGAAACCGCCCTCGTGGCGCATGGTGCGCGCCACCGCATCGTCGATCAGCATGTACTGATAGCTGATGCCGGCCTTCTCGAACTCGGTCTTGCGTGCATCGACTTCCTCGCGAAACACGTCCTTGAACATCGCGTGGTAGGTCTTGCTGATGGTGTCCTTGGCGCCGAACCACAGCGGCATCCGTTCGGCGAGCGCGTGGGCCACGCACGAGCGCGCGAAGGAGCGAACCGACGACTCGAGGTTGTGCGTGCCCATCACCACACCGGCGCCCTTGAACTCGTGCACCGCAAGCGACTGCGAGTCACCGCCACCGGACGGCTGATAGACCAGCGACACCTTGCCGGGCCCCGGAATGCGCATCTCCGCACTCTTGTAGATGTCACCGTAGGCGTGGCGGCCGATCGTGATCGGCTTCGCCCACGAACGCACCATCGGAGGCACGTTCTTCACGATGATCGGGGTTCGGAACACGGTGCCGTCGAGGATCGCGCGGATCGTGCCGTTGGGGCTCGCCCACGCCTTCTTGAGGCCGTACTCCTTCACCCGCGCGGCGTCCGGCGTGATCGTCGCGCACTTGACCCCGACCCCGTACTTCTTGATCGCCTCGGCCGACTGCACGGTGACCGCGTCGTCGGTGCGGTCGCGCTCGGGCAGGAACAGGTCGTAGCGCTCGAGCGTGACGTCGACGAACGGCAACACCAGGCGCTCCTTGACGAGCGCCCAGATGATGCGGGTCATCTCGTCGCCATCGATCTCGACGAGTGGGGTCTTGGCCTGGATACGCGACGCCATGCGGGTGTCCTCCGGTTCGGGTTTCGAACCGCGGACGGTATCAGAGCCGGGCGGGGCGGCGCGAGGCGCGCCGAGGCCTCAGCGCAGGTGCACGAGCCGCGCAATCGCGCTGCCCGCGCGGCTCGAAACGCGCACCAGGTAGACGCCGCCCGACGGCAGGCGTGCGCCGTCGAGCGTGACACGATGCCCGCCCGACTCGTAGTGACGCTCCGCCCATCGCATCACCTCACGCCCCTGCAGATCGTGCACCGTGACGATCGCAGGCCCGGGAGACGGCAGGCGAAAGTCGATCGAACTTCTGGCGCCCACCGGATTCGGCGCGATGCGCAGCGTCACCGCCGGCATCGTTCGAGGCCTCGGGCCGACTCCGACCAGATCGCGACCCTGCACGATCGTGAGCGCCGTATCGACCGGGGGACTCGCGATCCGGTCGACGCTTCCGCCCGGCCATTCGATGATCAGCGAGTCCACGCTGCCCGCCTCGGCGAGTCCGAAGTGCGCGGCCAGCATGTTCTGGCTGCCGTACCCCGTGCACGCCGAGATCTCGCGCATCTGCCAGCGCGGCGTACCGCCGATGGTGGCGAGCACCCTCACTTTGGCGCCGATGCCGGAACGGTTCGCCGGCGAGCCGACGCACGTCACCTCGAGCCAGTGGGCACCGCTCGCCAGGTCGTTTCGGAACAGCAGGCTCGGCCCCTCGCTGCGCGCGGTCGGCGCGAACAGATCGAGATCGCCGTCGCCGTCGTAGTCGCCGGCCGCGACGCCGTAGTTCGAGCGCCCGATCGTCACATAAGTTCCGGTCGTCACGCTCGTGAAGGTGCCGTCGCCGTTGTTGCGGTAGTGGCGATCGGCCGTGGTCAGATCGCGCGCCACGTAGACGTCGAGGTCGCCATCGTTGTCGAAGTCGCCCCACGTCACCCCGTGCGCGGGTCCGGTATCGGTGACGATCGAGCCGGTGGTGATCTTCGTGAAGGTTCCGCCGTCGTTGCGATAGAGCTGGTTCGGGACCGACGTGTAGTTGATCGCGTAGCAGTCGAGATCGCCGTCGTTGTCGTAGTCGGCCCAGCTCAGCGTCTGCGAGTCGCGTGAGTCACCCGCCAGCGCGCCGCCGGTGATGAGCGTGAACGTCGCCGTGCCGGTCTCGACGAGCTGATTGCGGTACATGAAGTCGGGGCCGACGCTGCCCACCGCGCCGGTGGCGAAGAACAGGTCGAGATCGCCGTCGCCGTCGAAGTCCGACCAGGTCGGGTGGTGATGGAATTCCGAGATCGTGGTCGGCGGCACGCCGGTGACCTCCTCGAACGTGCCATCACCCCGATTGTGGAACAGCCGGTTGCCGCCCGACATGCCGAGAACCCCCGACAGCAGCGAGATCACCAGATCGACGTGGCCGTCGTTGTCGTAGTCACCCCACGCGCATCCGGTGCTCTTGACGCCCGAGCCGCTCAGGAGGGTTGCGGTATTCGGAATCCGGATCCCGGGTGCCGCGCCCTGGAACAGCAAGCCGTGGTGCTGATCGAGTCCCGAGACGAACGCGTCGAGGAGCCCGTCATTGTTGTAGTCGGCCCAGGTGCTGCACACCGTGTCGGAGGCCTCCTGCCCCATCGGGTCATCGGTGACCCGCACGAAAGTGTCGCCGCCGTCATTGCGGTACAGCACGTTGTTGCGATCGCCGGTGAAGGCGGTCAGTACGTAGAGATCGAGATCGCCGTCGCCGTCGTAGTCCACCCACGCGCCGCCGGTCGAGAAAGCGTTGTGCGCCGTCATGTCTGGATTGACGATCGAGGTGAAGGTCTGGGCGGCGGCCGGAGGGGCGGAGCCGACCAGCAGGAGCAGGAACAGCAATGCGATGCGGCGTGACATGGACGTTTCCTCGAGGAGGCGGGCGGCGGGGCGGCTCGTGAACATCGAGCCTCGCGATCGGGGCCCGGCTCCACAAGCCGCGCGGGGCGGATCGCGGGACCCGGTGGTGAAGTGCAGGCCGCCGGGGCCAGTTCAGGTGCGCGGCAGGAGTTGTTCGCGAAAACCGCGACTCATGCGCAGTTCCACTCCCTGATCGAGCCTGACCACGAAGTCGCCACGCCCGTCGGGAATGATCTCCCGCACGCAATCGATCGCCACCATCGTCGAGCGATGGATACGAGCGAAGCGCTCGGGATCGAGCTGACGGGCGAGGTCCGTGAGCGTCGAACGCAGCAGAAAGCACTGTCCACGCGCGTGCAGTTCCACGTAGTTACCGGCCGCCTCGATCCACGCCACCTCGTCGTCGCGGACCAGCAGGAAGCGGTCTCGTTCCTTGACCACGATGCGGCGCAGCGGCGCGGACGTCGCATCGTTCGAAGGGCCGCCGATCATCCGCGCGAGTGCTTGCGAGCCGGGCCGCTCGTCGAGGCTGAGTTCGCGGCGCACCCGTTCGATCGCGTCGCGCAAGCGCCCCGGCGCGACCGGCTTGAGCAGATAGTCGAGGGCGTGGATCTCGAACGCTCGCAGAGCGAACTCGTCGTGGGCGGTCACGAACACCACCGCCGGCAGATGCTCGCCGGCCACCCGGCGCACCACCTCGAAGCCGTCGAAGTCGGGCATCTGGATGTCGAGCAGCACCAGATCGGGGAGCTGCGCGCGGATCGCCTCTTCGGCCTCGCCGCCATCCACCGACTCGCCGACGATTTCGATGTCGCGCTCGGCGCCGAGCAAGTGGCGCAGCCCCTGCCGCGCGAGCGGCTCGTCGTCGACGATCAGCGTGCGAATCATGGGCGTGCCTCCGCGATGGTTGCCAGGCCCCGCGTCGGATGAACGCGCCACGGGAGATCGAGTGTGAGCAGCGCGCCGCCTTCGACCGGATTGCTGCACTCCATTCGAAACACGGTGCCGTAGAGCTGTTGCAGCCGCGTTCGGGTGTTCGCCAGTCCGATCCCCGCGCGCTCACCTCGCAACACCTCGGCGGGGAATCCGGGGCCGGAATCTCGCACCTCGATCCGCAGTTGTTCCCCGTCCCGGCGGGTCGAGATCGACACCCGCCCGTCACCGCGTCGCGCACCGATGCCATGCTCGACCGCATTCTCGACCAGCGGCTGGAGCGCGAGGCTCGGGACACTCACCTCGAGTGTGTCGGTCGCGATGTCTCGCGTGACCGTGAACCGCGAGCCGTATCGCATGCCCTGCAATTCGAGGTAGCGATCGATCAGCGCGAGTTCGGCTCCGAGCGTCGTGAAGGTGTCGGCATGCTCCCGCAGCATCGCGCGCAGCAACTCGGCCAGCGCCGAAACCGCCCGATGCACCGCTTCGCGCTCCCCCGTCAACGCCAGCGTCGAGATCGAGTTCAGCGTATTGAACAGGAAGTGCGGCTCGAGCTGGGCCCGCAATGCGGCGAGCCGGGCCTCCGACAGGCTGGCCCGCAGCGCCGCCTCCGACACCTCTCGGGCTCGCCGTTCGGCCTGGATGTGCATCACCTGCACCATCCCGACCAGCGCCCAGTACGTGAAGACATCGGCGACCGCCCAGCGCGCGAGCATGATCTGAGTCGCGACAACGAAGGACGGGTCGCCGCCCCGATACCAGCTGATGAACGCCGACGAAGCGCCCAGATGCAGGAACACGAACACGACTCCTGCCAGTCCGTGAATCGCCAGTGCGACCGGCCAGCGCTCACGATCCAGCCGCACCCGGCGAGCGAGAAACAGGATCGGTGGGCACAGAAGCACCAGTGCGATCCACGACGGCAGTGATCGCGCCAGTGCTTCGGGCCAGAACTGGTGGGCGGGAACGTCCGAGTAGACGAAGCGGCCCTGCCATGACTCGAGCAGGCCGAAGAGCAGCGCTCCTCCGACCACCCACAACGCCACGCGCAGGCGCCCCATCTCGCGAATCGGATCGGGTGTCGGATGGACATTCACGCGCATGAGTCTAGGGGTGCGCGTGGCCGCGCGTCACGCTGATTTCGAACGCGGCGATTCGTCACGCGCGGCTGCGGTTCGTCACACGAACGCTCGCGCCGGCACTGCGGCGACGCGACCGCGAACTCCAGGAGTGCGACTGCGAACACCGCGTGAATCTCTGGTAGTTTTCCGTGCATGAGTCGGATCGAGGAGCGATTGCGCACGCTGGGACTGGAACTGCCGCCTCCCAGGGCACCGGTCGCCAACTATCTTGGCATCAAGCAGTCGGGCGAATGGCTGTTCGTGTCGGGCCGCGTGAGCGCGCTGCGGGGCGAAGTCGGCACCGAGGTGACCGCGGCGCAGGCGCGGCTGGCGGCACGCGACACCGTGCTCGAGCTGCTCGCCATCATCCGCGAAGGACTCGGGGATCTCGATCGCATCGTCTCGATCGAGCAATTGCGTGGTTTCGTTCGTTCGTCCGCAAACTTCACCGAACAGCCCGCGGTGATCGATGGCGCGTCGGACCTGCTGGTCGAACTCATGGGCGACGCCGGACGTCACGCGCGCACCGCGACCGGCGCGGCGCAGTTGCCGTTCGGCGCCGCGGTACAGCTCGACCTGGTACTGCGGCTCGCGCCCGAGGGCGGCACGCCAGGCGCAGAAACGACTTCGCGCGTCTAAATCGGCCGGCGCGCGAGGTACACGAAACGCGACAGCCGGCGCTGACTCGTGAGCGCGTGCACCGTGGCGAAGAACTTCTGCAGTCCCTCGAAGCGTTCGTCGCCCTCGATCTGCAACAGGGCGGCGCGATCCTCGGCGCGTGCGTCGTGCCACCGCCTGGAGACGCCCGCGGCGTT
This window encodes:
- a CDS encoding sensor histidine kinase; the encoded protein is MNVHPTPDPIREMGRLRVALWVVGGALLFGLLESWQGRFVYSDVPAHQFWPEALARSLPSWIALVLLCPPILFLARRVRLDRERWPVALAIHGLAGVVFVFLHLGASSAFISWYRGGDPSFVVATQIMLARWAVADVFTYWALVGMVQVMHIQAERRAREVSEAALRASLSEARLAALRAQLEPHFLFNTLNSISTLALTGEREAVHRAVSALAELLRAMLREHADTFTTLGAELALIDRYLELQGMRYGSRFTVTRDIATDTLEVSVPSLALQPLVENAVEHGIGARRGDGRVSISTRRDGEQLRIEVRDSGPGFPAEVLRGERAGIGLANTRTRLQQLYGTVFRMECSNPVEGGALLTLDLPWRVHPTRGLATIAEARP
- a CDS encoding RidA family protein; the encoded protein is MSRIEERLRTLGLELPPPRAPVANYLGIKQSGEWLFVSGRVSALRGEVGTEVTAAQARLAARDTVLELLAIIREGLGDLDRIVSIEQLRGFVRSSANFTEQPAVIDGASDLLVELMGDAGRHARTATGAAQLPFGAAVQLDLVLRLAPEGGTPGAETTSRV
- a CDS encoding response regulator transcription factor; this encodes MIRTLIVDDEPLARQGLRHLLGAERDIEIVGESVDGGEAEEAIRAQLPDLVLLDIQMPDFDGFEVVRRVAGEHLPAVVFVTAHDEFALRAFEIHALDYLLKPVAPGRLRDAIERVRRELSLDERPGSQALARMIGGPSNDATSAPLRRIVVKERDRFLLVRDDEVAWIEAAGNYVELHARGQCFLLRSTLTDLARQLDPERFARIHRSTMVAIDCVREIIPDGRGDFVVRLDQGVELRMSRGFREQLLPRT
- a CDS encoding T9SS type A sorting domain-containing protein; the encoded protein is MSRRIALLFLLLLVGSAPPAAAQTFTSIVNPDMTAHNAFSTGGAWVDYDGDGDLDLYVLTAFTGDRNNVLYRNDGGDTFVRVTDDPMGQEASDTVCSTWADYNNDGLLDAFVSGLDQHHGLLFQGAAPGIRIPNTATLLSGSGVKSTGCAWGDYDNDGHVDLVISLLSGVLGMSGGNRLFHNRGDGTFEEVTGVPPTTISEFHHHPTWSDFDGDGDLDLFFATGAVGSVGPDFMYRNQLVETGTATFTLITGGALAGDSRDSQTLSWADYDNDGDLDCYAINYTSVPNQLYRNDGGTFTKITTGSIVTDTGPAHGVTWGDFDNDGDLDVYVARDLTTADRHYRNNGDGTFTSVTTGTYVTIGRSNYGVAAGDYDGDGDLDLFAPTARSEGPSLLFRNDLASGAHWLEVTCVGSPANRSGIGAKVRVLATIGGTPRWQMREISACTGYGSQNMLAAHFGLAEAGSVDSLIIEWPGGSVDRIASPPVDTALTIVQGRDLVGVGPRPRTMPAVTLRIAPNPVGARSSIDFRLPSPGPAIVTVHDLQGREVMRWAERHYESGGHRVTLDGARLPSGGVYLVRVSSRAGSAIARLVHLR